In Stegostoma tigrinum isolate sSteTig4 chromosome 35, sSteTig4.hap1, whole genome shotgun sequence, one genomic interval encodes:
- the crb3a gene encoding protein crumbs homolog 3a — protein MPVGAAMEGLQNLLTLSFLRIVNDAQIGITTSPNSTEPPGSDVPIAAIVAPSVIGGVLIIIIILAVLFIKLKGKRRDEGTYNPSQQEQIGARTQVSHGLKLPPEERLI, from the exons ATGCCTGTTGGTGCTGCGATGGAGGGCCTGCAGAATCTTCTAACCCTCTCCTTTCTGAGGATTGTTAATGATGCTCAAATCG GTATCACAACAAGCCCAAACTCCACAGAGCCACCAGGATCAGATGTGCCA ATTGCTGCCATTGTGGCTCCCAGTGTTATCGGTGGTGTgctgatcatcatcatcatccttgCTGTGCTGTTCATAAAGCTGAAAGGAAAGCGGAGGGACGAGGGGACATATAACCCGAGTCAGCAGGAGCAGATTGGGGCCCGAACACAAGTCAGCCATGGCCTGAAACTGCCCCCAGAGGAAAGACTTATCTAA